A genomic region of Ewingella sp. CoE-038-23 contains the following coding sequences:
- a CDS encoding ApeI family dehydratase codes for MMMPEVLHSQREADVLTLTLRLQPELLWFEGHFPELSILPGVAQVNWVMAFARQDFPQMGTFGGMEVLKFQKPLFPNEQVELRIEWLKEKQRLAFSYQAAQQAASSGKVILCP; via the coding sequence ATGATGATGCCAGAGGTGCTTCACTCTCAACGCGAGGCAGATGTCCTGACCCTCACTCTGCGCCTACAGCCTGAGCTGCTGTGGTTCGAAGGTCATTTTCCCGAGTTGTCGATTCTGCCCGGCGTCGCGCAGGTGAACTGGGTGATGGCATTTGCCCGCCAAGATTTCCCGCAGATGGGAACCTTTGGCGGCATGGAAGTACTCAAATTCCAGAAGCCGCTATTTCCTAACGAACAGGTTGAGCTGCGCATCGAATGGCTGAAAGAGAAGCAGCGTCTGGCGTTTAGCTATCAGGCTGCACAGCAGGCGGCGAGCAGCGGGAAAGTAATTTTATGTCCTTAA
- a CDS encoding acyl carrier protein, which translates to MQKQEIYQEIRVLLVKLFELDEDDIKPESRLYEDLDLDSIDAVDLIVHLQKTTGRKIKPEMFKSVRTVQDVVDAIGQLLESEPQ; encoded by the coding sequence ATGCAGAAGCAAGAGATTTATCAAGAAATTAGAGTACTGCTGGTGAAACTGTTCGAGCTTGATGAAGATGATATCAAGCCAGAATCAAGACTGTATGAAGATCTGGATTTGGACAGCATCGATGCGGTCGATCTCATCGTGCATTTGCAGAAAACCACGGGTCGAAAAATCAAACCTGAGATGTTTAAGTCGGTGCGCACCGTCCAGGATGTGGTTGACGCCATCGGCCAACTGCTCGAATCAGAACCGCAGTAA
- a CDS encoding beta-ketoacyl synthase chain length factor — translation MKYSLDILDWQAVASGLRSKQQWNQWASHESAPGFTQTLEKSPLIPMMSERRMSPPSRAAVEAGLTLLETHQVDAAIFTSQHGELEKTFKILQTLSREGEVSPTDFSTSVHNTAAGWLTIISKNALPITSLAAGLDSFQQGMLEAQAMLLTGMERVLLIDFDGLVPDLYSPPSGEPFYPYAVALLLAKGDAFSCQWQGSDHGDEALPQSLQFLRYWLRAQNEFWVNAGAHRWAWKRRS, via the coding sequence ATGAAATACTCATTAGATATCCTGGACTGGCAGGCAGTTGCGTCTGGTCTACGCTCTAAACAGCAGTGGAATCAATGGGCATCGCATGAGTCTGCACCAGGTTTTACTCAAACTTTAGAGAAAAGCCCGCTGATCCCCATGATGTCTGAGCGACGGATGAGTCCACCGAGCCGCGCAGCCGTTGAGGCGGGTCTAACACTACTCGAAACTCATCAGGTAGATGCTGCAATTTTTACCAGCCAGCACGGTGAATTGGAGAAAACATTTAAAATTCTGCAAACCCTGTCGCGAGAAGGGGAGGTATCGCCAACCGATTTCTCCACCTCGGTTCATAATACGGCGGCAGGTTGGTTGACCATTATTAGTAAAAACGCCTTACCTATCACTTCTCTGGCTGCGGGGCTAGATAGCTTCCAACAGGGGATGTTAGAAGCACAGGCCATGCTACTTACCGGTATGGAGCGCGTGCTGCTTATTGATTTTGACGGTCTGGTTCCTGACCTCTACTCACCGCCAAGTGGAGAGCCTTTCTATCCTTACGCCGTGGCGCTATTGCTGGCAAAGGGGGATGCTTTCAGTTGCCAATGGCAGGGGAGTGACCATGGAGATGAGGCACTGCCGCAAAGTTTGCAGTTTTTACGCTATTGGCTGCGCGCTCAGAACGAATTTTGGGTTAACGCGGGCGCTCATCGCTGGGCTTGGAAGCGCCGCTCGTGA
- a CDS encoding lysophospholipid acyltransferase family protein — translation MNETYQKAHWLNRVWRWTATGFFFGIFGIGGLALSLIWFSLLRLFIRQPEKLHRLTLQSIRYSFRFFLSALRGVGVLDYRFIGIEKFEQDAGCLVVANHPSLLDYVFLASCMPRCDCIVKQALLSNPFVRGVIRAAGYLVNAGSEELMLACEARLKMGGTLLVFPEGTRTVVGKPMALQRGAANIALRAHCDIRVVRISCTPPMLTKQGKWYNIPPTKPQFIISVENKFSADKFIDEHDLSPALAARRLTHHLRSELTR, via the coding sequence GTGAATGAAACTTATCAGAAAGCACATTGGCTAAATCGCGTTTGGCGCTGGACAGCCACCGGCTTCTTTTTTGGCATTTTCGGAATTGGCGGATTAGCACTCTCCCTAATCTGGTTTAGTCTGTTGCGGCTATTTATCCGCCAGCCTGAGAAATTGCATCGCCTGACGCTGCAGAGCATCCGCTACAGCTTCCGCTTCTTCTTGAGCGCGCTGCGTGGCGTTGGCGTGTTGGACTATCGCTTTATCGGCATTGAGAAGTTTGAGCAGGACGCCGGATGCCTAGTGGTTGCTAATCACCCCAGCCTGTTAGATTACGTGTTCCTTGCGTCCTGCATGCCGCGCTGTGATTGCATTGTAAAACAGGCTTTGTTGAGTAATCCGTTTGTTCGCGGCGTGATCCGCGCCGCTGGCTATCTGGTTAATGCCGGTTCGGAGGAGTTGATGTTAGCCTGCGAGGCGCGTTTAAAGATGGGGGGCACGCTGTTAGTGTTCCCGGAAGGGACGCGAACCGTTGTCGGGAAGCCGATGGCGTTGCAGCGAGGCGCCGCCAATATCGCGCTCAGAGCACATTGTGATATCAGGGTGGTGCGTATCTCCTGTACCCCGCCCATGCTGACCAAACAGGGCAAATGGTATAACATTCCGCCGACTAAACCGCAGTTCATTATTTCTGTAGAAAACAAGTTCAGTGCCGATAAGTTCATTGATGAACACGACCTTTCTCCTGCTTTGGCAGCGAGACGTTTGACGCACCATTTACGGTCAGAGTTGACGCGGTAG
- a CDS encoding phosphopantetheine-binding protein — protein sequence MVPLSNEIKLLIIETLNLEGMTPEEIDTASPLFGDGLGLDSIDALELGLALKNKYGLVLSAESQEMRAHFYSVETLAKFISEQRG from the coding sequence ATGGTTCCTTTAAGTAACGAAATCAAACTCCTCATTATTGAGACATTGAATCTCGAGGGGATGACCCCTGAGGAGATCGACACCGCTTCGCCGCTGTTTGGTGACGGTCTGGGACTGGACTCCATTGATGCTTTAGAACTTGGGTTAGCTTTAAAGAATAAGTATGGATTGGTTCTCTCTGCAGAGAGTCAGGAAATGCGCGCGCATTTTTATTCGGTAGAGACCCTCGCTAAATTTATTTCTGAACAGCGTGGTTGA
- a CDS encoding AMP-binding protein — protein sequence MDSQKKGAARLTLPISGWLSAERPDDQRVAWSKSREWQVKDLRLDVLHLVNQISATTAARWALCFDSPYAFTAALLAVLYCGRTPILPGHCRQAVLREMQPEFDALLTDQPLELNCPTLYFPFDSQPPPSPESLALPPWQEGLSVVLFTSGSTGTPQKVVKTLASLEQEAEWLAQCWQEFPANARLAATVAHHHMYGLTFSLILPLSLGLPIYASRIEYHEQLIELAHGGDLVLIASPAFLQRLDPALPATHCRQVFSAGGPLSYDAAQRALSQCGVLPTEIYGTTETGILAQRQQQVPNSPWELFAGVTLVGHDEGGHSALSALIPQPKGVRLNDNIKLLADPRQFHLGDRQDRVIKIAEQRISLTEVELRLQGLEWLSDASVLVFQKRGRDHVAALIVLSSAGQQQLGSLGLAAFQAALRQQLRAWLSPVAIPRLWRIAPSIPLNAQGKRAYAEIQEMFL from the coding sequence ATGGATAGTCAGAAAAAGGGTGCGGCGCGACTAACTTTGCCAATATCAGGCTGGCTGTCAGCAGAGCGGCCAGATGACCAACGGGTGGCCTGGTCCAAAAGCCGCGAATGGCAGGTAAAAGATTTGCGGCTTGATGTGCTTCATCTCGTCAATCAAATCAGCGCCACGACGGCGGCAAGATGGGCGCTCTGCTTTGATAGCCCTTACGCCTTTACCGCCGCTCTGCTGGCTGTGCTCTACTGCGGGCGAACGCCGATTTTACCCGGCCATTGTCGTCAGGCGGTGCTGCGCGAGATGCAGCCTGAGTTCGACGCACTGCTTACTGACCAGCCCCTCGAACTGAATTGCCCGACGCTGTACTTTCCTTTCGACTCTCAACCGCCACCATCGCCTGAATCACTCGCTCTGCCGCCGTGGCAGGAGGGGCTGTCGGTGGTGCTTTTCACCTCAGGCTCGACGGGAACGCCGCAAAAAGTGGTGAAAACCCTTGCCAGCCTTGAGCAAGAAGCTGAGTGGCTGGCTCAGTGCTGGCAAGAATTCCCGGCTAACGCTCGACTGGCCGCCACGGTGGCGCATCACCATATGTACGGGCTGACATTCAGTCTGATTCTGCCTCTGTCGCTGGGGTTGCCGATTTACGCTAGCCGAATCGAATACCACGAGCAGCTGATTGAGTTGGCCCATGGCGGCGATCTGGTGCTGATTGCCAGCCCGGCCTTCTTGCAAAGGCTTGACCCCGCGCTGCCTGCTACCCACTGCCGGCAGGTATTCTCTGCGGGTGGCCCACTGAGTTATGACGCCGCCCAGCGCGCTCTGAGCCAATGCGGCGTGCTGCCGACAGAGATTTACGGCACCACGGAAACCGGCATTCTCGCCCAGCGCCAGCAACAGGTGCCCAATTCGCCGTGGGAGCTATTTGCCGGCGTCACTCTGGTTGGCCATGATGAGGGCGGCCATTCGGCACTATCGGCATTGATCCCGCAGCCCAAAGGCGTGCGGCTGAACGATAATATTAAGCTGCTGGCCGATCCGCGCCAGTTTCACCTTGGCGATCGTCAGGATCGGGTGATTAAGATTGCCGAGCAGCGTATTTCGCTGACTGAAGTAGAGCTACGTTTGCAGGGGCTGGAGTGGCTGTCAGATGCCAGCGTGCTGGTGTTCCAGAAGCGCGGGCGGGATCACGTCGCGGCGCTGATTGTGCTGAGTTCAGCCGGGCAGCAGCAATTAGGCAGCTTGGGGCTGGCCGCATTTCAGGCTGCGCTGCGTCAGCAACTGCGCGCTTGGCTTTCCCCGGTCGCCATTCCACGGCTTTGGCGAATCGCGCCTTCCATCCCGCTCAATGCCCAAGGAAAACGGGCCTATGCGGAAATACAGGAAATGTTTTTATGA